The DNA region CCAGAGATGAGTGGGTAGGAACTCCTTCTCTTTTAAAAAACGTAAAGGTTCCTCGCCGAAATTTTTGAGATTATATTCGATCCTATGTTTAGATTGTTTTGAGGCTCCTATATTATGGATCCTAGCAAGTAGTCTTCCGGTTTGGATCAAATTGTTTTTGTCCAACTCTTCCACTAGTCTTCCTTTTTGGAGAGGCCAAATCGTATAATAAATTCCTTTTGTTTCTCTGACTGTGACTCCGTTCTCTAAAGGTAAAGGAGCTACTACTGGGATCTCACCTTCTTCCAACTCTTTTAGAAAAGAATGTTCTTCTAATATTTGATTGAGAGTCCAACGTCCAGGGCGATAGAATTTTACTACGAGTCTTCCGCCTTCTTCTAAGCCGACATCATATACTCTATTTTCTAAACTGTTTAATGCGAGGCAATGCCCGGAAACTGAAAATCCAGCATCTTCTACCGCTGATAAAACGGAATCTATATCCAGTCTATTATAGAATTCTTTGCCTGGGATTTCCATGATTGCTAGTATCCGTACAGAAACTAGCAATCATAGGATTTTTTATTATTTTGCGGCTGCCGCTTTCGCCGCGAGAGCTGCAAATTCTTCCTTACCAAAAGCAGTTCCCGCGATTCCCCATCCTCCTTCCGCGGCTTCCGTTAGAAGCACCCAAGTCCGAGAGGCTTGGCTTGGATCACTGGAGATCTCTACAACGATCTCAGTGATTTCCTTCACGAGTTGTTTTTGCCCATTCCGGTTCAATACTCCGGGAGGTGTGATCACTTGGACACGGACAGTTTTAGCAAGAGCATCGGCAGCCGTTTGGACAGATGAGGCTTGCATTTTATGGATATAGGCAGCGGTATTTTGCAAATGAAGTGGGCCGGGTTCCGTTACTCCTTCTGCGCGTAAAACTGCACGGGTTAGTTTTTCCCCGAGTTGGCGGTCCTTCTCCGGGGGAAAAAGATCGTTTGGTGCATAAACGTCTATCATTGGCATAAAATGGCTCCTAAAAATATTCTGGATTACTATCGTCATCCAGAATAAAGATGAAAGTCTTTTGACAATCGTGTCAACTGTAAAAACTGGAGTTTTGAATAATGGGCCATTCACAAACGAATAAATCAGAAAGTAGGGAGAAGATCCTTAGAGCCGCAGCAGACCGTTTTAGGGAATTCGGAGTCAACGGCGTCGGTTTGGATGCACTTATGAAGGAAGCCGGCCTGACTCATGGCGGGTTTTATCGTCATTTTTCTTCACGAGAAGAGCTGGTGGGAGAAGCTATCGAAAAGGCTCTCCAAGATGGAAGTCGAAATGTGCAGGATACGGTTTCAAGAGGAAAGGAACTTTCTCTAGAAGGTTTAATTGATGCCTATTTGAGTAAACGTCATAGGGATAATTTAGCAAGTAGTTGCGCAGTAACTTCACTTTCTGCCGATACGATCCGAAGTAACGAGCACGGAAGATCTGCGTATACCCGCCAGGTGAAAGCCTATCTAGATCTATTGAATGGACTCATTGAAAAAAAAGAAGGTTCCGAAGAGAAAGTTGTATTGGCTTTATCTACGTTAGTAGGCGCTTTGTCTATTTCCAGAGCCGTGAATGATACGAAACTTTCCCGGGAAATTTTAAAAACTGCTGCAAAAGAATTAAAATCTTATCTGAAATCTTAAAAATCGAATTCTGTAATTTTGCTTGGACAATCTAATCTCCAGCGAGGAGCTTTCTTCTTAAGCCGGTAAATTCCTTTAAAATAGCTCCTAGGAATAATTGTTTTTTTCTTTCCTCGTCCAACTTATCTTTATGGCGAAGAATATAAACTTCCGTTTTTCGGATCAAATATCTTAGATCTTCCCATTTTCCTAATGTATCTCGAAAGAGCGAAAGTAGATCCGTATAAGCTTCTTCTTTTTTTTCCGGTTTAGAAAATTCGTTTTTGATGGTATCTATTGTTTCTAATAATTCTTTTTTGAATTCTGTAGGAGATCCCACCAAAGTTTCTTGGATCAAATCCGGTTTCCAGGCAGGGAATTCTTTCCAGAAATATTTATGATCTTGGAATCCTTTTAGGATCTGTGTGGCTTCTTCCGGTCCTATATTTTCCGCGTTTTCTATTTTAGCGCCTTGGGTGTTTACATTATATACGGGAAAGTCCAAGGACTTGGAAGATTCTTCAAACCAATGTCTGTATAAGTCCAATACATAATCCGTTAATACTTCTCCACCTGTTACGGATGGAACATATCTTGTATCTCTTTTTCGGACGACTGCTTCATTGATTTTTTCTAAACTCATCTTTCTGGAAAGTAAGGTTAGCCATTTTTCGTTATGATGGGTTCCGGTAGAATGGATTTCTCTTCCTGAATACGCCAAGTCTTGGCCTACTAAAAAGCAGGGTTTACATCCTAGGCTTCTTAACAGGTCGAATGCAGTTGTGGCAACACTTCCTCCGGATTGTACATCTCCGATCGGGCCGAGTAAAGATTCAGCGCTGGAACTTCCTGCGGTTGCTTCTCTTTTTAATTCTCCGGAGGCATCTACTAGATATTTTGCAGTGATGCTATGAACCACCGATTTAAATTTCAGATTCCTTAATATAGGAGGGGAGCTGACTAGGTCCGCGAATAAAGGAATTGGGGATGTATCTTCTCCTAAAAAATGGAATACAGAATGTGTTTGCGCATCTAATGTCATTACGCCATCAGGTATGATCCCGTATTTTAGTAAAACTTTGAGCGAAGTGTCGCAAGACATTACAAAAACTTTATCTCGTATACTCTTGATCCATTCACATTGTCTGCGTAGGTTCGGTCCTGCAGAAACAAGTAGGGAAGGTGTTCCGTTAAACTTTTCTTTTAAGGATTCTATTTTGGTCTTAGGACTTGGAGGTGATAAAAAGTTTGCGGTGTTTACGAGTGAGTTTCTGACCCAAATCCTTTCGAATTCGAATTTGGTGAGTAGATCGCTCATTTTAGATGAGAGAATTTTTCGAAGTCTTATATCCGTTTCGGCATAAAACATTTCTTCTAAAGAAACGCTTGCAGCGTTCCGTAAAATTCTGATGCCTGAAACTCTTTCTACTGGAAGAGATTCTAAATAATTCCAAAGAAGAGAAAGTGAATTTTCTCCCAAGAACAAATGCCTTCCTGGAACTTCCATAACAGGTTCCAACCATTCTTCCCAAAGTGGAAAGAGTAGATCCCTGTCTTTATCAATGAGTAATAAAATTTGTCCCGGTTCTAATTTGGATTCTACCTCTCGGATCAAATGTGGATTCCCGAGTCCTAAAATTGCGACCAAATCTGTGGATTGTATAGAAACCGAATCCATTTGGCGTTTTGCTTGGGTGAGAGGTGCTACCGCACTTGCCAATGCTCTTCCTTTTTTAGAGAGAAAGAACTCATTTTGGTTTTTGGCAGCCTCAAGTCGGAACTCCAACATTTCCGTTGGAGGATTTTGGAAATACAGGCTGAGATAGGGTTTTTTCCCGAATATTTCTCTTGTTTTTTCCGGGAGATCGTGAGACATAATACTCCTAAGCATTCCAGAGTCCGCCCGATTCTGGTCACTTGCAATCAATTTCCCAAAGAAACACAAAAATACATATGTATCTCAAAAGCCTGAATATTGTTGGATTCAAGACCTTTGCGGACGAGACAGAAGTTCTTCTCGATCCGGGATTTACCGCAGTTGTAGGACCTAACGGTTCCGGAAAATCGAATATAGTCGACGCTTTAAAATGGGTCTTCGGCGAAAAATCCGCCAAAGGTCTTCGCGGTGATAAGATGGATGATGTCATCTTTCACGGTTCCGAAGCTCGTAAGCCTGCGGGTTTTGCGGAAGTCAGCGTAGTTTTTGATAATTCTTCCAAACTTATCAAGATGGATTATCCAACCATCAAATTGACCCGCAGATTATACGCGGATGGAAATAACGAATATCTAATAAACGATTCTCGTGTACAACGTAAAGAGATCGAAAAGATCCTACTCGATACCGGTATCGGAAAATCAAGTTACTCTATCATGGAACAAGGAAAGGTGGATCGTATCCTTCATTCCAAACCGGAAGAGAGAAGGCTGATCTTCGAAGAGGCTGCAGGTATTTCCAGATTCAAGATGGAAAGACAAGAGGCTCTTAAAAAACTTTCCGACACGAACCAGAACCTTCTTCGTATCCAGGATATTATGAATACGATGAAGAAGGAGATGGAAGTTAAGGAAAAACAAGCTGAGAAGGCTGAAGAGTATTTCAAACTCAAACAAGAGTTGGATGAAACCGATAAGATCATCCGATATATCAAATTTTCCACCTTAACTAAGAAGCATGAAACTTCTGAGAATGAATTAAAAGAAATTAAAGAAAAGAACGTAGTCCTTCTGGAAAGAATATCCGCGGAAACCGGCAGGATCGAAGAGTTAGATCATCATAAGTCCGACTTAGAGAAGAAGGTCGCAGAGATTGACAAAAAACTTTTGGATCATCTCACCCAAACACAGATCCAAAAAGACAAGGTGGAAAGTAATAAAGGTATTATCCTAGATTATTCCGATCGAATTTCCGATATCAGAGAATCCTTAACTAAAGAAGAGTCCGCTCAAAGCCTTCTTCAGATCGATAAAGAAAAATTAGAAAAAGAAGCGATCGATCTGGAAGGAGAAAGTAAATCCTTAGAGCTTGGGATCGAAGATCTTCGTAAAAACAAGACTGAGATCGAAGCAAAGATAGAAGCGGAGAATACTTCTATCCAAGAAAAGGAAACTAAGATCCAGTCGAATGACAAACGACATGTGGAACTCCGAGAAAGATTAAAAGAAGTGATCTTTGATCTAATTTCTCAGCTGGAATCCCGTAAAAAAGAAGCTCAATCCACGGAAGAAGAAAGAAATCGTCTGAAGGAACTCCTACTGGGAGAAGCGGATCGTATTCATTCCGTCGAAACGGAGCTAAAATCCGCATTGGATTCTTATACGGGAGAAGAGACTAAGAACAAACTCTCTTATCTTGCTGGAAAACTAGAAACTGAAAAGTTCAGATCTCAATTGGGAGAGTATTTTTCCTTAGAAGACAGTATCCGTACCTTATTATTTGATAGAGACGGATTTTTATCTCAAAAAGAAGGTTTAGACCAAGAGATAGAAGATCTGATCTTAGAGAATGAAAATCTTACACGTTCTATCAAAGAATCAGGATTATTAATCGAGTCATTGAGAGAAGAAGCGGAGAATATCCGTGAGAAGATCGTTTATTTAGAAAAACGAATCTTAGAATTAAATTCCGAAAAGAATGCTAAGTTAGAATCCGCTAAGTCTCTTACCGTAAGGATAGAAGAGACCCAAAAAAGAATTCTGGCAGCGCAGGAATCCATCAAAACGTTGGGCGCTAAAAAAACGGAATTCGAAAAAGAAGTGATCGAGCTGGAACAACAGATCGAGAACAGATATAACGAATTTTTGGAAATGAGCCGTGCTCTTGATTCTGAAAAAGAAGCACTTCGAAATATCGTAAAAGAGATCCAAGGTCTTAAAAACGAGATCCAGAAAAACCAAGAAGATTATAAGAATTTATTCCCTATCTTGACTGAAAAGGAAAAGGCAGTTTCCGTTTATAAGGTCCAACTGGAATCTTTCTCGGAAGAATTGTATAATGATTATTCTATCTCCGAGCAGGAACTTGCCGACGAGTTTAAGGATAGAAAACCTGAAAAAGGGGAAAGTGAGACAAAACTCAAACGTTTGAAATCCGACATCCAAATGTTAGGTTCCATCAACCCTCTTTCCATCGAAGAATATAGAAACGTAAAAGAGATCTACGAACATCATCGCACACAAAAAGAAGATATCGAAAGATCTAAAAATGATATCACTGAAATCCTGAAAAACATCAATGAAGAGTCCGAAAAACTTTTCAGAGAAACATTTGAAAGGATCAGAGAAAATTTCCAGGAAACATTCTCCACATTATTCAATGGCGGAAAAGCAATGCTCGAACTCGTGGACGGAGAGGATAGCCTAAACGCAGGTATCGAGATCATGGCAGAACCTCCTGGCAAACATGTTCAAAACCTAAGACTTCTTTCCGGTGGAGAAAAATCACTGACTGCGATCGCTCTGCTATTTGCGATCTATATGGTAAAACCTTCTCCATTCTGTTTCTTGGATGAGATAGATGCAGCACTTGATGAGGCCAATAAGCTTCGTTTCTGCCAGATCTTGGATAAGTTTAAAGATAAGTCCCAGTTTGTGGTGATCACTCATGCTCAGTCTACGATACACAGGGCAAATTCGATTTTCGGGGTCACAAACGAAGAACCTGGGATTTCCAAAATTATCAGCTTGAGACTGGACGAAGCCAGAGATTTTGCTGGAAGAGCGACCGAAGCAGTATAATCTGGAATTGTGGCGGAATCAGACGATCTAATCATCGCGGGCAGAAGGTTCAAATCCAGACTGTTTTTAGGCACCGGCAAGTTCTCTTCCGGTGTTTCTTTGGAGAAGGCGATCCATTCTTCCGGAACGGAAGTGGTAACTGTTGCTTTACGCAGAGTGGATCTGTCTTCAACTGAAGATGATATTCTCACCAAGATAGACCGGGAAAGAAT from Leptospira selangorensis includes:
- a CDS encoding motility associated factor glycosyltransferase family protein, whose amino-acid sequence is MSHDLPEKTREIFGKKPYLSLYFQNPPTEMLEFRLEAAKNQNEFFLSKKGRALASAVAPLTQAKRQMDSVSIQSTDLVAILGLGNPHLIREVESKLEPGQILLLIDKDRDLLFPLWEEWLEPVMEVPGRHLFLGENSLSLLWNYLESLPVERVSGIRILRNAASVSLEEMFYAETDIRLRKILSSKMSDLLTKFEFERIWVRNSLVNTANFLSPPSPKTKIESLKEKFNGTPSLLVSAGPNLRRQCEWIKSIRDKVFVMSCDTSLKVLLKYGIIPDGVMTLDAQTHSVFHFLGEDTSPIPLFADLVSSPPILRNLKFKSVVHSITAKYLVDASGELKREATAGSSSAESLLGPIGDVQSGGSVATTAFDLLRSLGCKPCFLVGQDLAYSGREIHSTGTHHNEKWLTLLSRKMSLEKINEAVVRKRDTRYVPSVTGGEVLTDYVLDLYRHWFEESSKSLDFPVYNVNTQGAKIENAENIGPEEATQILKGFQDHKYFWKEFPAWKPDLIQETLVGSPTEFKKELLETIDTIKNEFSKPEKKEEAYTDLLSLFRDTLGKWEDLRYLIRKTEVYILRHKDKLDEERKKQLFLGAILKEFTGLRRKLLAGD
- a CDS encoding chromosome segregation SMC family protein, whose translation is MYLKSLNIVGFKTFADETEVLLDPGFTAVVGPNGSGKSNIVDALKWVFGEKSAKGLRGDKMDDVIFHGSEARKPAGFAEVSVVFDNSSKLIKMDYPTIKLTRRLYADGNNEYLINDSRVQRKEIEKILLDTGIGKSSYSIMEQGKVDRILHSKPEERRLIFEEAAGISRFKMERQEALKKLSDTNQNLLRIQDIMNTMKKEMEVKEKQAEKAEEYFKLKQELDETDKIIRYIKFSTLTKKHETSENELKEIKEKNVVLLERISAETGRIEELDHHKSDLEKKVAEIDKKLLDHLTQTQIQKDKVESNKGIILDYSDRISDIRESLTKEESAQSLLQIDKEKLEKEAIDLEGESKSLELGIEDLRKNKTEIEAKIEAENTSIQEKETKIQSNDKRHVELRERLKEVIFDLISQLESRKKEAQSTEEERNRLKELLLGEADRIHSVETELKSALDSYTGEETKNKLSYLAGKLETEKFRSQLGEYFSLEDSIRTLLFDRDGFLSQKEGLDQEIEDLILENENLTRSIKESGLLIESLREEAENIREKIVYLEKRILELNSEKNAKLESAKSLTVRIEETQKRILAAQESIKTLGAKKTEFEKEVIELEQQIENRYNEFLEMSRALDSEKEALRNIVKEIQGLKNEIQKNQEDYKNLFPILTEKEKAVSVYKVQLESFSEELYNDYSISEQELADEFKDRKPEKGESETKLKRLKSDIQMLGSINPLSIEEYRNVKEIYEHHRTQKEDIERSKNDITEILKNINEESEKLFRETFERIRENFQETFSTLFNGGKAMLELVDGEDSLNAGIEIMAEPPGKHVQNLRLLSGGEKSLTAIALLFAIYMVKPSPFCFLDEIDAALDEANKLRFCQILDKFKDKSQFVVITHAQSTIHRANSIFGVTNEEPGISKIISLRLDEARDFAGRATEAV
- a CDS encoding TetR/AcrR family transcriptional regulator; the encoded protein is MGHSQTNKSESREKILRAAADRFREFGVNGVGLDALMKEAGLTHGGFYRHFSSREELVGEAIEKALQDGSRNVQDTVSRGKELSLEGLIDAYLSKRHRDNLASSCAVTSLSADTIRSNEHGRSAYTRQVKAYLDLLNGLIEKKEGSEEKVVLALSTLVGALSISRAVNDTKLSREILKTAAKELKSYLKS
- a CDS encoding tautomerase family protein, which translates into the protein MIDVYAPNDLFPPEKDRQLGEKLTRAVLRAEGVTEPGPLHLQNTAAYIHKMQASSVQTAADALAKTVRVQVITPPGVLNRNGQKQLVKEITEIVVEISSDPSQASRTWVLLTEAAEGGWGIAGTAFGKEEFAALAAKAAAAK